One Falsarthrobacter nasiphocae DNA segment encodes these proteins:
- a CDS encoding PaaI family thioesterase codes for MTTRPSSPSHSSYFPEEGAYADELTAERRAHLTEIGVPDELHEMLKHWGVGPLAVKMGIRFTEFAPERLVATMPVEGNQQVTGLIHGGAHVVLAETLGSFGAALHAWPTGTAVGVDINATHHRGAREGLVTGTATAIHLGRRMVTHEIVMTDEQGRRLSTARITNAIIPLP; via the coding sequence ATGACCACCCGGCCTTCATCCCCGTCCCACAGCTCCTACTTCCCCGAGGAGGGCGCCTACGCCGACGAGCTCACGGCAGAGCGGCGAGCCCACCTCACCGAGATCGGGGTGCCCGACGAGCTCCACGAGATGCTCAAACACTGGGGTGTGGGGCCGCTCGCCGTCAAGATGGGCATCCGATTCACGGAGTTCGCGCCCGAGCGCCTCGTGGCCACGATGCCGGTCGAGGGCAATCAGCAGGTGACGGGGCTCATTCACGGCGGCGCGCATGTCGTCCTCGCGGAGACGCTCGGCTCCTTCGGGGCCGCGTTGCATGCGTGGCCGACGGGGACGGCCGTCGGCGTCGACATCAACGCCACCCACCACCGGGGCGCGCGAGAAGGCCTGGTGACCGGAACGGCCACCGCCATCCACCTGGGGCGGCGGATGGTCACGCACGAGATCGTCATGACCGATGAGCAGGGGCGCCGCCTGTCCACCGCGAGGATCACGAACGCGATCATCCCGCTGCCGTAG
- a CDS encoding GNAT family N-acetyltransferase has translation MTETSRDLPYERLAPLTVSRVEAGLSEPGRGPDEATRNWIRAVRQGFHEAEPTTENLAYRAQRLVSKGSVGTVVYDDSLGDDPDFGAAFPVATFESFMGELNLSGREGGSVPCDMITGVTVNPTHRRRGILSTIMTEHLKRVSATCPVASLTVSEGAIYGRFGFAPTSFWEKLEIQTSDARIRGERTGEIRYIPIERVKDFAPKVARQRHESSYGSLWQKDYVIGTFTGEDHEGLKGAMGKRRALVHLNENGEIDGCATYSHGGWEEVDRPYRLEVFELVGATPLAEREMWRHFVAMDLVDVISHDNRSVYTRSFFDNPRSVQVRGRLDFVWWRLLDLPAVFSRLPYLCDGEARFTVTDRQEIVSGTYELTVRDGQGTLTRVEAGSGSGEGCVIDVTTLTEVVAGRVSVRELADVALCSGTDADIADLTRLLRFATPVQCLIGF, from the coding sequence ATGACTGAGACTTCCCGAGACCTCCCGTACGAGCGCCTGGCCCCGCTGACCGTCAGCCGGGTCGAGGCGGGCCTGAGCGAGCCCGGCCGCGGTCCCGACGAGGCCACCCGCAACTGGATCCGGGCCGTGCGCCAGGGCTTCCACGAGGCCGAGCCGACGACGGAGAACCTCGCCTACCGGGCGCAGCGCCTCGTGAGCAAGGGCTCCGTGGGCACGGTGGTCTACGACGACTCGCTCGGCGACGACCCGGACTTCGGCGCCGCGTTCCCCGTGGCGACGTTCGAGTCCTTCATGGGCGAGCTCAACCTCTCCGGCCGCGAGGGCGGGTCCGTGCCGTGCGACATGATCACGGGCGTGACCGTCAACCCGACGCACCGCCGCCGCGGCATCCTCTCGACGATCATGACCGAGCACCTCAAGCGCGTCAGCGCCACGTGCCCGGTCGCGAGCCTCACGGTGAGCGAGGGCGCCATCTACGGGCGCTTCGGGTTCGCGCCGACGAGCTTCTGGGAGAAGCTCGAGATCCAGACCTCGGACGCCCGCATCCGCGGCGAGCGCACGGGCGAGATCCGCTACATCCCCATCGAGCGCGTCAAGGACTTCGCGCCGAAGGTGGCCCGCCAGCGCCACGAAAGCTCCTACGGGTCCCTGTGGCAGAAGGACTATGTCATCGGCACGTTCACGGGCGAGGACCACGAGGGACTCAAGGGCGCCATGGGCAAGCGCCGCGCCCTGGTGCACCTCAACGAGAACGGCGAGATCGACGGCTGCGCCACGTACAGCCACGGCGGCTGGGAAGAGGTGGACCGCCCGTACCGCCTCGAGGTCTTCGAACTGGTCGGCGCCACGCCGCTCGCCGAGCGCGAGATGTGGCGGCACTTCGTGGCCATGGACCTCGTGGACGTCATCTCCCACGACAACCGCAGCGTCTACACGCGCAGCTTCTTCGACAACCCGCGCAGCGTCCAGGTCCGCGGGCGCCTCGACTTCGTGTGGTGGCGCCTCCTTGATCTTCCGGCGGTCTTCTCCCGCCTTCCGTATCTGTGCGACGGCGAGGCCCGCTTCACGGTGACTGACCGCCAGGAGATCGTCTCCGGCACGTACGAGCTCACCGTGCGGGACGGTCAGGGCACGCTGACGCGGGTGGAGGCCGGCTCGGGCTCGGGCGAGGGCTGCGTCATCGACGTCACGACCCTCACCGAGGTCGTGGCGGGCCGCGTGAGCGTGCGGGAGCTCGCGGACGTGGCGCTGTGCAGCGGCACCGATGCGGACATCGCCGACCTGACGCGCTTGTTGCGCTTCGCGACACCGGTGCAGTGCCTCATCGGGTTCTAG
- the rpsA gene encoding 30S ribosomal protein S1: MTTTSSTTPQVAINDIGNEEAFLAAVDATIKYFNDGDLVEGTVVKVDRDEVLLDIGYKTEGVIPSRELSIKHDVDPGEVVAVGDQVEALVLTKEDKEGRLILSKKRAQYERAWGDIEKVKEEDGVVEGTVIEVVKGGLILDIGLRGFLPASLVEMRRVRDLAPYIGQKIEAKIIELDKNRNNVVLSRRAWLEQTQSEVRSSFLNKLEKGQVRPGVVSSIVNFGAFVDLGGVDGLVHVSELSWKHIDHPSEVVEVGQEVTVEVLEVDMDRERVSLSLKATQEDPWQMFARTHALGQVVPGKVTKLVPFGAFVRVEDGIEGLVHISELAVRHVELAEQVVSVGDELFVKVIDIDLERRRISLSLKQANEGVDPEGTEFDPALYGMAAEYDEEGNYKYPEGFDPESNEWLEGYEQQRAAWEAQYAEAQNRWEAHKKQVAQHLADDAEAAAGAEVSSATSYSSEAPAADAGTLASDEALAALREKLTGN; this comes from the coding sequence ATGACCACCACCTCCAGCACGACGCCCCAGGTCGCGATCAACGACATCGGCAACGAAGAAGCCTTCCTCGCCGCCGTTGACGCCACCATCAAGTACTTCAACGATGGAGACCTCGTCGAAGGAACCGTCGTCAAGGTCGACCGTGACGAGGTTCTCCTCGACATCGGATACAAGACGGAAGGCGTCATCCCGTCTCGCGAGCTGTCCATCAAGCACGACGTGGACCCCGGCGAAGTCGTCGCCGTTGGTGACCAGGTCGAGGCCCTCGTCCTCACCAAGGAGGACAAGGAAGGCCGTCTGATTCTCTCCAAGAAGCGTGCTCAGTACGAGCGCGCCTGGGGCGACATCGAGAAGGTCAAGGAAGAGGACGGCGTCGTCGAGGGCACCGTCATCGAGGTCGTCAAGGGTGGTCTCATCCTCGACATCGGCCTCCGCGGCTTCCTCCCCGCCTCGCTCGTTGAGATGCGTCGCGTTCGCGATCTCGCGCCGTACATCGGCCAGAAGATCGAAGCGAAGATCATCGAGCTCGACAAGAACCGCAACAATGTCGTCCTCTCCCGCCGTGCATGGCTCGAGCAGACGCAGTCCGAGGTTCGCTCCAGCTTCCTCAACAAGCTCGAGAAGGGCCAGGTCCGCCCGGGCGTCGTCTCCTCGATCGTCAACTTCGGTGCGTTCGTGGACCTCGGCGGCGTCGACGGCCTCGTCCACGTCTCCGAGCTCTCCTGGAAGCACATCGACCACCCGTCCGAGGTTGTCGAGGTCGGCCAGGAAGTCACCGTCGAGGTCCTCGAGGTCGACATGGACCGCGAGCGCGTGTCCCTGTCCCTCAAGGCCACGCAGGAAGACCCGTGGCAGATGTTCGCTCGCACGCACGCCCTCGGGCAGGTTGTGCCGGGCAAGGTCACGAAGCTCGTTCCGTTCGGCGCGTTCGTTCGCGTCGAGGACGGCATCGAGGGCCTCGTGCACATCTCCGAGCTCGCTGTGCGTCACGTTGAGCTGGCCGAGCAGGTCGTCTCCGTTGGCGACGAGCTCTTCGTCAAGGTCATCGACATCGACCTCGAGCGCCGCCGCATCTCCCTCTCGCTGAAGCAGGCGAACGAGGGCGTTGACCCCGAGGGCACCGAGTTCGACCCGGCGCTCTACGGCATGGCCGCAGAGTACGACGAAGAGGGCAACTACAAGTACCCGGAGGGCTTCGATCCGGAGTCCAACGAGTGGCTTGAGGGCTACGAGCAGCAGCGCGCGGCCTGGGAGGCCCAGTACGCCGAGGCTCAGAACCGCTGGGAAGCCCACAAGAAGCAGGTTGCTCAGCACCTCGCAGACGACGCCGAGGCCGCCGCTGGCGCCGAGGTCTCCTCCGCGACGAGCTACTCCTCGGAGGCTCCGGCCGCCGATGCCGGTACGCTCGCTTCCGACGAGGCTCTCGCGGCTCTCCGCGAGAAGCTCACGGGCAACTAG
- a CDS encoding glutamate synthase subunit beta encodes MGDPRGFLKHTERKTQPRRPVPVRIMDYKEVYERQDPAVLREQASRCMDCGVPFCHSGCPLGNLIPEFNDLTYRGRLDAAAERLLATNNFPELTGRLCPAPCESSCVLGINQPAVTIKQVEASLADHLMDSGGLTPRPPARSTHKRVAVVGSGPAGLAAAQQLTRAGHTVVVYERDDRIGGLLRYGIPDYKLEKHVLDARLRQMEAEGTRFRHSVEVGRDISWAQLRQAHDAVLIATGATTPRDLPIPGRQLEGVHFAMDYLVPVNRAVAGLVEAPEIDVRGKHVVVLGGGDTGADCIGTAHRQGAASVTTLAIGAQPPGERPAHQPWPLHPTLFEVASAHEEGGERTYLASTVEFEGVDGTVTGLTVAETEITASGRGPKAGSEHTIPADVVFLALGFTGPEPSGLDTQIDVTFDSRSNVARDGYYMTSTPGVFAAGDAGRGQSLIVWAIAEGRSAAAAIDQWLMDSPTQLPAPVAPSDAAIAV; translated from the coding sequence GTGGGTGACCCGCGCGGATTCCTGAAGCACACCGAACGCAAGACGCAGCCGCGGCGCCCCGTGCCCGTGCGCATCATGGACTACAAGGAGGTCTACGAGCGCCAGGACCCGGCCGTCCTGCGGGAGCAGGCGAGCCGCTGCATGGACTGCGGGGTGCCGTTCTGTCACAGCGGCTGCCCGCTCGGCAACCTCATTCCGGAGTTCAACGACCTCACCTACCGGGGGCGGCTGGACGCGGCGGCGGAGCGGCTTCTGGCCACGAACAACTTCCCGGAGCTGACGGGGCGGCTGTGTCCGGCGCCGTGCGAGTCCTCGTGCGTGCTCGGCATCAACCAGCCGGCCGTGACGATCAAGCAGGTCGAGGCGAGTCTGGCCGATCACCTCATGGACTCGGGCGGGCTCACGCCTCGGCCGCCGGCGCGGTCCACGCACAAGCGTGTCGCCGTCGTCGGCTCCGGACCGGCAGGACTGGCCGCGGCGCAGCAGCTGACGCGGGCGGGGCACACGGTGGTGGTCTACGAGCGGGACGACCGGATCGGCGGGCTCCTGCGCTACGGGATCCCGGACTACAAGCTCGAGAAGCACGTGCTCGACGCCCGCCTGCGGCAGATGGAGGCGGAGGGAACGCGTTTCCGGCACTCGGTCGAGGTGGGCCGGGACATCTCGTGGGCGCAGCTGCGGCAGGCGCACGACGCGGTGCTCATCGCCACGGGCGCGACCACGCCGCGCGACCTGCCGATCCCCGGGCGTCAGCTCGAGGGCGTCCACTTCGCCATGGACTACCTGGTGCCGGTCAACCGCGCTGTGGCCGGCCTGGTTGAGGCCCCGGAGATCGACGTCCGCGGCAAACACGTCGTCGTCCTGGGCGGGGGAGACACGGGGGCGGACTGCATCGGCACGGCGCACAGGCAGGGCGCGGCGTCGGTGACGACGCTCGCCATCGGAGCCCAGCCGCCGGGGGAGCGCCCCGCCCATCAGCCGTGGCCTCTGCACCCCACGCTCTTCGAGGTCGCGAGCGCCCACGAAGAAGGTGGCGAGAGGACCTACTTGGCCTCTACAGTGGAGTTTGAAGGCGTCGACGGCACTGTCACGGGCCTGACCGTCGCGGAGACCGAGATCACCGCGAGCGGCCGCGGCCCCAAGGCGGGCAGCGAGCACACGATTCCCGCTGATGTCGTCTTCCTCGCCCTGGGATTCACAGGCCCCGAACCCTCGGGCCTCGACACCCAGATCGACGTGACCTTCGACTCCCGCAGCAATGTCGCTCGCGACGGGTACTACATGACCTCTACACCGGGCGTGTTCGCGGCGGGCGACGCTGGCCGCGGGCAATCGCTCATTGTGTGGGCGATCGCCGAGGGCCGTTCCGCGGCCGCGGCGATCGATCAATGGCTGATGGACTCGCCGACGCAGCTGCCTGCGCCGGTGGCGCCATCTGACGCAGCGATCGCCGTCTAG
- the polA gene encoding DNA polymerase I, with amino-acid sequence MSTCEQFESLTPASKVLVIDGHSMAFRAFYALPVESFVNGEGQHTNAVHGFTSMLLTMIRQHEPTHVVVAFDLSGPTFRSEEYAEYKGGRAKTPEEFSGQIGLIQRVLDALNIAWITVEGFEADDIIATVATQGEAQGADVVVVSGDRDAFQLITEKVSVLYPKKGISDIPPMTAADIEAKYGVRPERYRDLAALVGETADNLPGVPKVGPKTAAKWIAEFGSVEGIIEHADEIKGKAGENLRAALDDVKRNYRLNGLTRDMTLPTTIDEMRRAEPDFDAVDELFDELEFKTLRERVRTGLAPREEAVVLEAPAAVVVRSAEDLAALVGEEGTPVALTLDEDPRLGEVLSLATETSRGTVVLSRLDEPTTTAVADVLRERAADILATDVKGLTRRLEALGYALPEGPRDLGLEAFVLRPGAKGYTPELLVADLTDQDPGDKPKKPTAAALKKESAEEAEANAAPSLERLSRIAWLLHPVAAELTGRLDEHAWAAGIVNTLEVPLSRVLLQMERTGIAVDLQRLDELEADFSARVEDAKARAGAIVGETVNLSSPKQLQEVLFEKLALPKTRKIASGYTTDAESLSELMTKLEPESSEFEFMGRLLQYREFTKLGQFVTLLKESVTAASRVHTTYAQTAAATGRLSSTGPNLQNIPVRTAEGRLLRSVFVADPAFEGLMTADYSQIEMRIMAHLSGDEALIEAFRSGEDLHNFVGSQVFDVEPAEVTPAMRSKVKAMSYGLAYGLSSFGLSKQLKISVDEARRLMKSYFDRFGGVRDYLRGVVEQAKKDGYTTTIGGRRRYLPDLTSSNRQVRENAERIALNSPIQGTAADIIKKAMLDVQARIESEGLESRMLLQVHDELVVEVAAGEREAVERILREEMGRAAELSVPLDVNVGFGRDWNEAAH; translated from the coding sequence GTGAGCACCTGTGAACAATTCGAGTCCCTGACCCCTGCGTCGAAGGTCCTCGTCATCGACGGGCACTCGATGGCGTTCCGAGCGTTCTACGCCCTGCCGGTCGAGTCGTTCGTCAATGGAGAGGGCCAGCACACCAACGCCGTGCACGGCTTCACGTCGATGCTCCTGACGATGATCCGCCAGCATGAGCCAACGCACGTCGTCGTCGCCTTCGACCTCTCCGGCCCCACGTTCCGCAGCGAGGAGTACGCCGAGTACAAGGGCGGGCGGGCGAAGACACCGGAGGAGTTCTCGGGGCAGATCGGCCTCATTCAGCGCGTCCTTGACGCCCTGAACATCGCGTGGATCACGGTGGAGGGCTTCGAGGCGGACGACATCATCGCCACCGTCGCGACGCAGGGCGAGGCGCAGGGCGCGGACGTCGTCGTGGTCTCGGGGGACCGGGACGCGTTCCAGCTCATCACCGAGAAGGTCAGCGTCCTGTACCCCAAGAAGGGCATCTCCGACATTCCCCCCATGACCGCCGCGGACATCGAGGCCAAGTACGGTGTGCGCCCCGAGCGCTACCGCGACCTCGCCGCCCTCGTGGGTGAGACCGCGGACAACCTGCCTGGCGTCCCGAAGGTGGGCCCCAAGACGGCAGCGAAGTGGATTGCCGAGTTCGGCTCGGTCGAGGGGATCATCGAGCACGCCGACGAGATCAAGGGCAAGGCCGGCGAGAACCTCCGCGCGGCCCTCGACGACGTCAAGCGCAACTACCGCCTCAACGGCCTGACCCGCGACATGACGCTCCCCACGACGATCGACGAGATGCGCCGCGCCGAGCCCGATTTCGACGCCGTCGACGAGCTCTTCGACGAGCTCGAGTTCAAGACGCTCCGCGAGCGCGTCCGCACCGGGCTCGCCCCCCGGGAGGAGGCAGTGGTCCTTGAGGCGCCAGCCGCCGTCGTCGTCCGCTCCGCCGAGGACCTGGCCGCGCTGGTGGGGGAGGAGGGAACCCCGGTGGCGCTGACGCTGGACGAGGACCCGCGCCTCGGCGAGGTTCTCAGCCTCGCCACCGAGACCTCCCGCGGAACCGTGGTGCTCTCGCGCCTGGATGAGCCGACGACGACGGCCGTGGCGGATGTCCTCCGCGAGCGAGCGGCCGACATCCTGGCGACTGACGTCAAGGGGCTGACCCGCCGGCTCGAGGCGCTGGGCTACGCCCTTCCGGAGGGCCCGCGGGACCTGGGACTGGAGGCGTTCGTGCTCCGCCCCGGCGCCAAGGGCTACACGCCCGAGCTGCTCGTGGCGGACCTGACGGACCAGGATCCCGGGGACAAGCCGAAGAAGCCCACGGCCGCGGCCCTGAAGAAGGAGAGCGCCGAGGAGGCCGAGGCCAATGCGGCGCCGTCGCTGGAGCGCCTCTCACGGATCGCGTGGCTGCTGCACCCCGTGGCCGCCGAGCTCACGGGACGCCTCGACGAGCACGCGTGGGCGGCGGGGATCGTCAACACCCTCGAGGTCCCGCTGTCCCGCGTCCTGCTGCAGATGGAGCGGACCGGGATCGCCGTGGACCTCCAGCGGCTCGACGAGCTCGAGGCGGACTTCTCCGCCCGGGTCGAGGACGCGAAGGCACGGGCCGGGGCGATCGTGGGGGAGACCGTCAACCTGTCCTCGCCGAAGCAGCTGCAGGAGGTCCTCTTCGAGAAGCTTGCGCTGCCGAAGACGCGGAAGATCGCCTCGGGGTACACGACCGACGCCGAGTCGCTCAGTGAGCTCATGACGAAGCTCGAGCCGGAGTCCTCCGAGTTCGAGTTCATGGGCCGGCTCCTGCAGTACCGCGAGTTCACGAAGCTGGGGCAGTTCGTCACCCTCCTCAAGGAGTCCGTGACGGCGGCCTCGCGCGTTCACACGACCTACGCGCAGACGGCCGCGGCCACGGGGCGACTGTCCTCGACCGGGCCCAACCTCCAGAACATCCCGGTGCGCACCGCGGAGGGGCGCCTGCTGCGCAGCGTGTTCGTGGCGGACCCGGCGTTCGAGGGCCTCATGACCGCGGACTACTCGCAGATCGAGATGCGCATCATGGCGCACCTCTCCGGGGACGAGGCGCTCATCGAGGCGTTCCGCTCCGGCGAGGACCTCCACAACTTCGTGGGCTCCCAGGTGTTCGACGTCGAGCCCGCCGAGGTCACCCCCGCCATGCGGTCCAAGGTCAAGGCGATGTCCTACGGGCTCGCCTACGGCCTCAGCTCGTTCGGCCTGTCCAAGCAGCTCAAGATCTCCGTGGACGAGGCACGGCGCCTCATGAAGAGCTACTTCGACCGCTTCGGCGGCGTGCGGGACTACCTGCGCGGCGTCGTCGAGCAGGCGAAGAAGGACGGGTACACGACGACGATCGGCGGGCGCCGGCGCTACCTGCCGGATCTGACGAGCAGCAACCGCCAGGTGCGCGAGAACGCGGAGAGGATCGCCCTCAACTCGCCCATCCAGGGCACGGCCGCCGACATCATCAAGAAGGCGATGCTCGACGTGCAGGCCCGGATCGAGTCCGAGGGGCTTGAGTCCCGCATGCTGCTTCAGGTACATGACGAACTCGTCGTGGAAGTGGCCGCCGGCGAGCGCGAGGCCGTGGAGCGCATCCTCCGCGAGGAGATGGGGCGCGCCGCCGAGCTGTCCGTGCCCCTCGACGTCAACGTCGGCTTCGGCCGGGACTGGAACGAGGCCGCGCACTAG
- a CDS encoding ANTAR domain-containing response regulator, producing the protein MSDDLQTTDQPTESLLPAGPSDVPAAAPETRQRRVVVAEDETLIRLDIVEILQAQGYEVVAEAKNGEEAVSLTREHNPDIVLMDIKMPVVDGITAAETIVKERIAPVVLLTAFSQPELIERAREAGAMAYVVKPFTEADLIPAMEIALSRYRELTALEDEVADLKEAFETRKLVERAKSLLMTKLGLSEPEAFRWIQKTSMNRRLSMREVATTIIEQV; encoded by the coding sequence ATGTCAGACGACCTTCAGACCACGGATCAGCCCACAGAGTCCCTGCTGCCCGCAGGGCCCTCGGACGTCCCCGCCGCCGCTCCTGAGACGCGCCAGCGCCGCGTCGTCGTTGCCGAGGACGAGACGCTCATTCGGCTCGACATCGTCGAGATCCTCCAGGCCCAGGGCTACGAGGTCGTCGCCGAGGCCAAGAATGGGGAGGAGGCCGTCTCGCTGACTCGGGAGCACAACCCGGACATCGTCCTCATGGACATCAAGATGCCTGTCGTGGACGGCATCACGGCTGCCGAGACCATCGTCAAGGAGCGCATCGCGCCCGTCGTCCTCCTGACCGCGTTCAGCCAGCCCGAGCTCATCGAACGGGCCCGGGAGGCGGGGGCCATGGCCTACGTGGTCAAGCCGTTCACGGAGGCGGACCTCATCCCCGCCATGGAGATCGCGCTCTCCCGCTACCGCGAGCTCACCGCCCTCGAAGACGAGGTCGCGGACCTCAAGGAGGCGTTCGAGACGCGCAAGCTCGTCGAGCGCGCCAAGTCCCTCCTCATGACCAAGCTGGGCCTCTCGGAGCCGGAGGCGTTCCGCTGGATCCAGAAGACGTCCATGAACCGGCGCCTGTCGATGCGCGAGGTCGCGACGACGATCATCGAGCAGGTCTAG
- the pyk gene encoding pyruvate kinase: MRRAKIVATFGPSISSYESTLAVIKAGVNVARMNMSHGDYSVHAGTYENVRRASEQLGIPVGIFADLQGPKIRLGRFENGPHHLAVGDRFTITTEDVLGTQERCSTTFKGLPQDVNVGDPLLIDDGKVALRAVRVDDTEVETEVTVGGTVSNNKGINLPGVAVNVPALSEKDEADLRWALRQGVDMVALSFVRNAADITRVHEIMDEEGRRVPTIAKVEKPQAVDALEEIIDAFDAIMVARGDLGVELPLEDVPIVQKKAIELARRWAKPVIVATQVLESMIENPRPTRAEASDCANAVLDGADAVMLSGETSVGAYPIETVQTMARIITSTEQHGLDRIRPLGSQPKTRGGAITRAAYEVAGQLNVKYLCTFTQTGDSARRLSRLRPAQPIFAYTPVTSTLNTMTLLWGINPVLVDMVQHTDDMVEQVDEHLQREKLATTEDFVVIAAGSPPGKAGSTNALRVHKVGDASDHGVSDGRILRDKLGPWPTDEQGRPTA; this comes from the coding sequence ATGAGACGCGCAAAGATCGTCGCCACCTTCGGACCCTCCATCTCGAGCTACGAGAGCACGCTTGCCGTGATCAAAGCGGGCGTGAACGTGGCCCGCATGAACATGAGCCACGGTGACTACTCCGTGCACGCCGGAACCTACGAGAACGTCAGGCGCGCCTCTGAGCAGCTCGGCATCCCCGTGGGCATCTTCGCGGACCTGCAGGGGCCGAAGATCCGGCTCGGCCGGTTCGAGAACGGCCCGCACCACCTCGCGGTGGGAGATCGGTTCACCATCACCACCGAGGACGTGCTCGGCACGCAGGAGCGCTGCTCCACGACCTTCAAGGGCCTGCCCCAGGACGTCAACGTGGGGGACCCCCTTCTTATCGACGATGGCAAGGTCGCCCTCCGCGCCGTCCGTGTCGACGACACGGAGGTGGAGACCGAGGTGACCGTCGGCGGCACCGTCTCCAACAACAAGGGCATCAACCTGCCCGGCGTGGCCGTTAACGTCCCCGCGCTCTCGGAGAAGGACGAGGCCGACCTCCGCTGGGCCCTCCGTCAGGGTGTCGACATGGTCGCCCTGTCGTTCGTCCGCAACGCGGCCGACATCACCCGCGTCCACGAGATCATGGACGAGGAGGGCCGCCGGGTTCCCACGATCGCCAAAGTCGAGAAGCCCCAGGCTGTCGATGCCCTTGAGGAGATCATCGACGCGTTCGACGCGATCATGGTGGCCCGCGGCGACCTCGGCGTCGAACTCCCGCTCGAGGACGTGCCGATCGTCCAGAAGAAGGCCATCGAGCTGGCCCGCCGCTGGGCCAAGCCGGTCATCGTGGCGACCCAGGTGCTGGAGAGCATGATCGAGAACCCGCGCCCCACCCGCGCCGAGGCCTCGGACTGCGCCAACGCCGTCCTCGACGGCGCGGACGCCGTCATGCTCTCGGGCGAGACGAGCGTCGGCGCGTACCCCATCGAGACCGTTCAGACCATGGCGCGCATCATCACCTCCACCGAGCAGCACGGCCTGGACCGGATCCGCCCGCTCGGCTCCCAGCCGAAGACGCGCGGCGGCGCCATCACCCGTGCCGCCTATGAGGTTGCCGGCCAGCTCAACGTCAAGTACCTGTGCACCTTCACGCAGACGGGGGACTCGGCCCGCCGCCTCTCCCGTCTGCGTCCGGCGCAGCCGATCTTCGCGTACACGCCGGTCACGTCCACCCTCAACACCATGACGCTCCTGTGGGGGATCAACCCGGTCCTCGTGGACATGGTTCAGCACACCGATGACATGGTGGAGCAGGTTGACGAGCACCTTCAGCGAGAGAAGCTGGCCACGACGGAGGACTTCGTCGTCATCGCGGCAGGCTCGCCTCCCGGCAAGGCCGGCTCCACGAATGCGCTCCGTGTGCACAAGGTGGGGGACGCCAGTGACCACGGCGTGTCGGACGGCCGCATTCTCCGCGACAAGCTCGGCCCCTGGCCCACGGACGAGCAGGGCCGTCCCACGGCCTGA